The genomic DNA TCAGCGACCGTTCGGGCTCGCCCGCCGCCGGCTTCACTGTCACACCCCCTGCTTACCCTCCGGCCATTGGCTTGACGAGCCGTGACCGTCGCCGACAAGGCAACCAGCTGAGCCTCCTGGCGGGGTCGACCATGCGCGCCCCGCACGGCGCAGGGAGCCAGACTCGCGCCATGGCTGTCGGTTCGGCGATTTCGCTGTTCTCGGGTGCCGGCGGCCTCGACCTGGGGATCGAGGCAGCCGGTTTTCGGACCACGGTCGCCGTCGAGTGGGACGAAGACGCTGCCGACACGATGGAGAAGAACGCCAGCGCCTTCTTCCCCGGCCTGCAGGAAGTCGTCCGCGCCGACCTGTATCCGCTCGCGACCGGTGCGCCGAGAGGAATCACCACACGAGACATCCTGCGCGCGGGCGGGTTCACGGGCCGCGAGCGACCTGCTCTGCTCGTCGGAGGTCCTCCGTGCGTCGCCTTCTCGAAGTCCGGGTTTTGGCTCGACTGGAAGCGTGACGGTGTCGACCCTGCAGCGAGCCTCCTTCAGGCGTACACGCGTGTGCTCGTCGAGGCCCGGCCGCGGCACTTCATACTCGAGAACGTCTACGCGCTGACGTTCGACAACAAGGCGAGCCGTCCAGCGTTCGAGCGGTTGCTAAGGGAGATCGACGACGCGGGCTACCGCTTCAGCTGGCGAGTCCTGAACGCCGCCGACTACGGGATCCCCCAGGCGCGGCCCCGCCTCTTCATCGTTGGTGCCGCCAAGGGCGAGAAGTCGCCGGAGCTGCCGGAGCCGACACACCACGGGGAGTGGGAGCGGCGGCGAGTCGTCGGCGGGCCGCTGCCGCACGTCACGGCCGGCGAAGCTCTGAATGGGCTCGTGACGGAACCCGAGCCAGAAGAGGTTGTCCGCGGCAAGTGGGGCCATCTGCTGCCCGACATCCCGCCAGGCGACAACTACCTCCACTACACGGCCGAGCGAGGTCACCCGAACCCGGTGTTCGGTTGGCGAACCCGCTACTGGTCGTTCCTGTTGAAGCTCGATCCGAGCCGTCCGTCGCCGACAATCCAGGCTCAACCGGGGCCGAACGTGGGTCCGTTTCACTGGGAGAATCGGCGGCTGCGAGTCCCGGAGCTACGCCGGCTCTTCACCTTCCCCGATTCGTTCGCCTTCGTCGGGCGCAGAGGCTCGATCCAGTCTCAGATCGGCAATTCTGTGCCGCCCTTGCTGGGTCGAAGGGTCGCCGAGGGCGTAGCCGCCGCGACGTGAACACTGCTCCCCTCTTGATGTGTCAAACAACGAGGTCTGCGAAGCGGACGCGCCAAGTGGAGTCGACTCGTTGAATCGCTTGTATCCGTGTGTTGTCCTCCTTCCACGGCGTGAGGTTCGCAGTCCATTGAAACCTGTACTCCCAGATGCCGGTCGAGGGAAAGAGACACGCGGCCACGACATCGAACTGGTCGAACGTGTACTTTCGGCCGGTCCCTGAGTCGCGGGTCTTCTGAACTTCAACCTTGAAGTCGCCGCCGTTCTTGTAGCGGTCCTTGCTGACGGTCTTGCACTCGACCAGAAGCGTGCGTCCGTCGATGAGCTGGACGCGGAGGTCGGGCTGGCCGTCCTCGTCGATCTCCTGGACGTGAGCGACCGACGGGTCGACGCGCAGCGCCGCTGCAAGGTGATGCTCGGCGACCCCTCCGCGGACAGCGATGCCCAGTCGGAAGTTCGAACCGATGATGTCGAGGATGGTTTCCGACGGCAGGCCGAAGAACGTTTCGAGACGATGCGGACCGGAGTCAGAGGTGAGGAACGTCTCGGCCAGCGAGCGACGTAGACCAGGATCGAGACCGAGCGCGGTGGCCTTCGACTCGAACCGCACATAGTCCAGCAGGCGGTGCGGCCTGAACCCGACGAGGGTTTCCAGTCCCTCCCAACTCGGGCGCCGCTTCCCTCCCGTCTTCTTGCGTTCCCATACTGCCCACGCGTGTTCGTCGGCAAGCTCGACATGCCGGTCGCGGTAGTAGACCGAGATGCCCATTGGAAGGTCGTCGTACACGAGCGGGTCAAGGCCGACGATGAACTCGCTTTCGGGGTCGACTGCGAGTACCAACGTGACGTCCACTCCCGCGATGTCACGCGCGACGCGGTTGTCCTCATCCCGAGTTCGCACCGGATCGCCGAGCCGAATCTGAGCCCGGTGCTCGTCACGCGGCCGGTTCTTCGTCTCGCGGCGAGTCGTCGTGAACGGGTAGACGAGAATGCCGTAGCGCCCACCCTGGGTGTCATCGGCTCCGAAGTAGATCGGGGCGACGAGCTGTTCGCGGAAGGAGCTGTACACGAGCCGGCCGCCGCTCGCCTCGATGGCGTACTCCAACAGTTCGACGACCGCCTGGCGTTCCGCCTCGATCGGGTACACCTTCGGTACGTAGAGGCGGCCGGCAAGCTCTCGCACGACATGAGCGTCGCACGGCTGCACTGCTGACGGACGGAACTCCAGCGGCGCTGTAGGCGTGCAAGGCGCGAGCCCTGATCGCTCGTAGCCCGGCGCAGACGACTGGTCACCGCCACGCCGTCGCGGTCCTGCCGATGTCAGCGCTGAGCTACCGGGCCACGTGCTCGGCGAGGTGGCCGGTCGTGAGTGGTCATGTCGGCGCCACGCGCCGTTGTGTTCGACCTCGCCGCCTATCGCACGCCTTCGGGCGGCCGGCGCATACTGGAGGTGTCGCATCGCTGCGAGGCCCACCATGGGGAAGCACCGCTGCGCGGCCCGAACAAGTCGAGGTGCGCTGGCGTCGCCGCCCGAGGAAGGTAGCAGCGCATTCCGCACAGGCCGCCGAGGTGTGTCGCTCAGCAGCCACCGGTCTCACTTTGTCGGCGAACGCGGCGGCCGCACGAACGACCGATGCCCAAGTCCCGAGGCGCCGGAGTGGATTGCGCCGGACGTCCGCCGTAGTCCGGGTCCGATGAGTCTCGGGAGCGAGGGGAGTCTCAGTGGAAACGCCCGGATCACCGAGTCGACACTGGAGCGTGAGCGTGGGCAAACTCATCTACTCGGCCATCGCGTCGCTCGACGGCTACGTGGAGGACGCGAGCGGGCGGTTCGACTGGGCGGCGCCGGACGAGGAGGTGCACGGGTTCGTCAACGACCTCGAGCGGCCCATCGCCACCCACCTGTACGGGCGCAGGATGTACGAGACGATGGTCTTCTGGGAGACGGCCGGTCTGGCCGACGACGACCCCGAGGTCATCCGGGACTTCGCCTCGGTCTGGCGAGCCGCCGACAAGATCGTGTTCTCGAGGACGATGACGTCGGCGGCGAGCGCACGGACGCGCATCGAGCGGGACTTCGACCCCGGTCTGATCCGGCAGCTGAAGCAGCGGGCCGACACGGACCTGTCGATCGGCGGCGCCGACCTGGCCGGGCAGGCGCTGGCCGCCGGGCTCGTCGACGAGGTGCAGCTGTTCCTCGTCCCGGCGATCGTCGGTGGCGGCAAGCGCGCCCTGCCGGCCGGCGTGCAGGCACGGCTCGGGCTGGTCGACACCCGGGCGTTCGGCGGCGGCGTCGTGTACGTCCGCCACGCGGTCGACGGCTGACCCGCTCGGCGCGTGGCGACGCGAACCGGGCGCGGCTGCGTCGGCTGGGCTTCGAGCTCGGCGGTCGGGTCGAGGCCGGCGAGTCCGGTGGGGCATGGTGGGCGACGGAGCCGGACGGCGAGCCGGTGGTCCTCAAGCGGTTCCCAGACGAGACCGTCGCCGACCGCTACGCCGGGCTCCTCCCCGCCCTCGCCGAGCTCCGATCACGCGGGGTCCCCGTCCCCGAGTACCGGCACGTCCTCGTGGTCGACGGCGGCACGTTGTCGGCGCAGCAGGTGCTGCCGGGGGCGTCGGTCGACAACCCCTCACCGGCGATGGTGCAGCAGGTGGTGGCGTGC from Acidimicrobiales bacterium includes the following:
- a CDS encoding DNA cytosine methyltransferase, giving the protein MAVGSAISLFSGAGGLDLGIEAAGFRTTVAVEWDEDAADTMEKNASAFFPGLQEVVRADLYPLATGAPRGITTRDILRAGGFTGRERPALLVGGPPCVAFSKSGFWLDWKRDGVDPAASLLQAYTRVLVEARPRHFILENVYALTFDNKASRPAFERLLREIDDAGYRFSWRVLNAADYGIPQARPRLFIVGAAKGEKSPELPEPTHHGEWERRRVVGGPLPHVTAGEALNGLVTEPEPEEVVRGKWGHLLPDIPPGDNYLHYTAERGHPNPVFGWRTRYWSFLLKLDPSRPSPTIQAQPGPNVGPFHWENRRLRVPELRRLFTFPDSFAFVGRRGSIQSQIGNSVPPLLGRRVAEGVAAAT
- a CDS encoding dihydrofolate reductase family protein → MSVGKLIYSAIASLDGYVEDASGRFDWAAPDEEVHGFVNDLERPIATHLYGRRMYETMVFWETAGLADDDPEVIRDFASVWRAADKIVFSRTMTSAASARTRIERDFDPGLIRQLKQRADTDLSIGGADLAGQALAAGLVDEVQLFLVPAIVGGGKRALPAGVQARLGLVDTRAFGGGVVYVRHAVDG